Proteins from one Oncorhynchus masou masou isolate Uvic2021 chromosome 12, UVic_Omas_1.1, whole genome shotgun sequence genomic window:
- the LOC135550549 gene encoding signal-induced proliferation-associated 1-like protein 3, with protein sequence MMASYSPTHKGWFGERGVHQGIGLDILFSGRDFDTSNLYSQNDTQQLQEAKSHYACPRAPQRSLHGWGTYSPPPQRPRTGSRGGTNQCQSYHAHTLPLPLPCRALPVFRPCVSSPQGYNATTVDKPRMLRATITSSPSDSNHPVQHRSQQPRPNQQQVIKQQHQSQQPRPNQQQVIKQQHQSQQPRPNQQQVIKQQHQPSRSQKPVYQPSFSPTPVYRRLTTWQHKDNTNTDNTIKTNSPHSNRIKRQVDMTSQNVLGQPRVLASLRGPPSPRQTHKTTNLEEELRLIILDTEDSGRDASCRHSLSTEISLGSGPLDSSLACSPVSDCPELEGLEDLSASELSLTEGWDPGHIPLLAPSWGLEWNKLVNAAKAYEAKRTVEPIPLSKSKKHGSEGGPAACPPNHYPHQGYNAQPTLRSEVPSDLSRLHHLEALLRHLESNLEKEREDKVALMEEVTILRETNQRLWEESLSSNEQLRKLSLLFNMAPGMMPRERE encoded by the exons ATGATGGCCTCCTATAGCCCTACCCACAAGGGCTGGTTTGGTGAGAGGGGGGTTCACCAGGGGATTGGACTGGACATCCTCTTCAGTGGCAGAGATTTTGACACATCTAATCTGTACTCCCAAAATGACACTCAACAACTTCAGGAGGCCAAGTCCCATTATGCCTGTCCCAGGGCCCCCCAGAGGTCCCTGCATGGCTGGGGCACATACAGCCCCCCTCCACAGAGACCCAGGACTGGGAGCAGAGGGGGGACCAACCAGTGTCAGAGCTACCACGCCCATACCCTGCCCCTGCCCTTGCCCTGCAGAGCACTGCCTGTCTTCAGACCCTG TGTCAGCAGCCCTCAGGGATATAACGCTACCACAGTGGACAAACCTCGCATGCTTAGAGCCACTATTACATCCAGCCCCTCGGATTCCAACCACCCTGTCCAGCACCGGAGCCAGCAACCCAGACCAAACCAGCAGCAGGTCATTAAGCAGCAGCACCAGAGCCAGCAACCCAGACCAAACCAGCAGCAGGTCATTAAGCAGCAGCACCAGAGCCAGCAACCCAGACCAAACCAGCAGCAGGTCATTAAGCAGCAGCACCAGCCAAGTCGCAGTCAAAAGCCTGTCTACCAGCCAAGCTTCAGTCCCACTCCAGTCTATAGGAGACTCACAACCTGGCAGCACAAGGACAACACCAATACAGACAACACCATCAAGACTAACAGCCCTCACAGTAACAGAATCAAGAG ACAGGTGGACATGACGTCCCAGAACGTGTTGGGTCAGCCGCGTGTCCTGGCCTCTCTGCGCGGCCCGCCCTCTCCACGACAGACCCACAAGACAACTAACCTAGAGGAGGAACTGAGGCTcatcatactggacacagaggactcAGGGAGGGATGCA TCCTGCCGTCATAGCCTCTCTACAGAGATCAGCCTCGGTAGTGGTCCCCTGGATTCCAGTCTGGCATGTTCCCCAGTCTCTGACTGCCCAGAGCTGGAGGGGCTTGAGGATCTGTCTGCCTCTGAGCTGTCTCTGACAGAGGGCTGGGACCCTGGGCACATCCCCCTACTGGCCCCTTCCTGGGGCCTGGAGTGGAACAAACTTGTCAATGCTGCCAAGGCCTATGAAG CaaagaggacagtggagcctatTCCTCTCAGCAAGTCCAAGAAGCATGGATCAGAGGGTGGACCTGCTGCTTGCCCACCTAATCATTACCCTCATCAGGGCTACAATGCCCAGCCCACATTAAgaag TGAAGTGCCCAGTGATCTGTCAAGACTTCACCACCTGGAGGCGCTGCTGAGACACTTGGAGAGCAACCTGGAGAAG GAAAGGGAGGATAAAGTAGCCCTGATGGAGGAAGTGACGATTCTGAGAGAGACCAACCAGCGCTTGTGGGAGGAGTCTCTTTCATCCAACGAACAGCTCCGTAAACTCAGCCTGTTGTTCAACATGGCCCCAGGAATgatgcctagagagagagaatga
- the LOC135549180 gene encoding uncharacterized protein LOC135549180, translating into MAQGPAGRDATRRKSKDQLDWSTCWSNSLKEIAGLLPISKPRNGRGLTKKETLVHMLRYFDFLQSRIQTLQSRLPPHCIPKQEPDTGSESEENTLSDPCTPPHTLKAKRKYFFSRSRKRPAPTSEVKAELQVNRRRLYKAVANGKIVYPEEGVSVPMWGVHSDWSELQSSDSHGAWPVYDSDSQPSSLDSGFSLNQLLPLSMPLEGSSGTLWTPSPTERGHCFVCEDRTGNESIPSGSGVLDTPTTPITGPGSLFLKDQMLGVIPPMRGRREPFHSPAATPQRPTLLPLLPLFGTGDSLNLSPSLLTSPARGLSHCLLPEGQEELHVLFEDVWVTPKTTHTKVSCLPCHDPNDSMSEGEAEVRHGRGGWLSSLSEGEEGDVTWTPKQQQAPLKSKTSSTGRHRRANASTKGPPRTPLNLKKKCVNGFIMFCRINRKTYLRTHPGTPSTVVTKELASLWHVMPKQERHVYCLKARHFSRQQNRNVRSELVEGGGEEEDCVPSPLHMLLAQRDLCAAARGGP; encoded by the exons ATGGCACAAGGACCCGCAGGCAGAGACGCGACTCGCAGGAAAAG taaggatcagcTGGACTGGAGCACATGCTGGAGCAACAGTCTGAAAGAGATTGCAGGCCTCCTGCCCATATCTAAGCCTAGGAATGGCAGAGGACTCACCAAG AAGGAGACTCTGGTCCACATGCTGCGCTATTTTGACTTTCTTCAGAGTAGGATCCAGACCCTGCAGAGCCGCTTGCCCCCCCACTGCATCCCCAAGCAGGAACCCGACACAG gGTCTGAGAGTGAAGAGAACACCCTCTCTGATCCCTGCACCCCCCCTCACACTCTAAAGGCCAAGCGCAAATATTTTTTCAGCCGTTCCCGCAAGAGACCTGCCCCCACCTCAG AGGTGAAGGCAGAGcttcaggtgaacagaaggaggTTGTACAAAGCTGTAGCCAATGGAAAAATAGTTTACCCAGAGGAGGGTGTGTCTGTCCCCATGTGGGGTGtgcattctgattggtcagagcTCCAGTCTAGTGATAGCCATGGGGCGTGGCCTGTGTATGACAGCGACTCCCAGCCGAGCTCCCTGGATTCAGGCTTCAGCCTAAATCAGCTGCTCCCCCTGAGCATGCCTCTGGAGG GGAGCAGTGGGACTCTGTGGACTCCATCCCCAACAGAGAGAGGCCACTGCTTTGTTTGTGAGGACCGCACAGGCAACGAGAGCATCCCATCAGGGAGCGGGGTCCTAGACACTCCAACTACTCCAATTACTGG GCCAGGATCACTTTTCCTGAAGGACCAAATGCTTGGGGTAATCCCACCCATGCGAGGGCGAAGGGAGCCCTTCCACAGTCCTGCTGCCACGCCCCAACGCCCTACCCTGCTCCCCCTGCTGCCGCTGTTTGGGACTGGGGACAGTCTGAacctcagcccctccctcctcacatcccctgCCCGGGgcctcagccactgcctgttgcCTGAGGGCCAGGAGGAGCTCCATG TGCTATTCGAGGATGTTTGGGTCACCCCTAAAACGACCCACACCAAAGTCTCCTGCCTGCCCTGCCATGACCCCAATGACTCA ATGTCGGAGGGTGAAGCTGAAGTCAGGCATGGCAGAGGAGGGTGGCTGTCCTCCCTAagtgagggggaggaaggggacgTCACCTGGACCCCCAAGCAACAGCAAGCCCCTCTGAAGTCAAAGACCAGTAGCACAGGACGGCACCGCAGAGCCAATGCCTCCACCAAGGGCCCCCCTCGCACCCCTCTTAACCTGAAGAAGAAGTGTGTCAACGGCTTCATAATGTTCTGCCGCATCAACAGGAAGACCTACCTCCG TACCCACCCTGGCACCCCGTCTACCGTGGTTACCAAGGAGCTGGCCAGCCTGTGGCATGTCATGCCCAAGCAGGAGAGGCACGTCTACTG TCTGAAGGCTCGCCACTTCAGCCGCCAGCAGAACCGTAACGTGAGGAGTGAGTTGGTGGAGGGAGGCGGGGAGGAAGAGGACTGTGTACCCAGCCCCCTCCACATGCTGCTGGCCCAGAGAGACCTGTGTGCTGCAGCCAGAGGAGGCCCCTAG
- the LOC135550550 gene encoding glutaminyl-peptide cyclotransferase-like produces the protein MRTTRKPRSSPGTKLLLGRCYRLRMSRVRVLLVCLCGMLAIALTLGFSFSSNDTSDEDDSIHMDDNTQFRVPDLIRDKLTHNPRRATVAQIKRLVGQVNSGRLWYSLLRPILVERLPGTRGSRRVREHIYSHLEFLSAGWSLDVDSFNSATPKGIITFSNLLAVLDPSAPRRLLLACHYDSKAMLPASKTPDGPLRRFLGASDAAVPCAMILELVTALDVHLKVLKQQKSQVTLQLVFFDGNEAFDQPSPSDSLYGSRYLAEQMSRTPHPPGAEHTTLLHALDLFVLLDLIGAPDPMFVNHFDDTVRWFDELIYAERRLHKLGLLSSHPREVSYFRKDINLGPVEDDHVPFLQQGVPVLHMITTPFPSFMHTLEDTAEHIHSQTIENLTKVLVVFLAEYIGL, from the exons ATGAGAACCACCCGGAAGCCCCGATCTTCTCCAGGCACCAAGCTGCTACTGGGACGCTGCTACCGGCTCCGGATGTCCCGAGTTCGGGTGCTTCTCGTATGCCTATGTGGGATGCTGGCTATAGCTCTGACACTTGGATTTTCTTTCTCGAGTAATGATACAAGCGATGAGGATGACAGTATTCATATGGACGATAACACACAATTTCGTGTGCCAGACCTAATAAGGGACAAG TTGACCCATAACCCCCGTCGGGCCACTGTGGCCCAGATCAAGCGTCTGGTGGGCCAGGTGAATTCAGGTAGACTGTGGTACTCTCTCCTGAGGCCCATCCTGGTAGAGAGACTGCCCGGTACCAGGGGCAGCCGTAGGGTGCGTGAG CATATCTACAGCCATCTAGAGTTCCTGTCAGCGGGTTGGTCGTTGGATGTCGACTCCTTCAACTCTGCTACCCCAAAGGGAATAATCACCTTCTCCAACCTGCTGGCTGTCCTGGACCCCTCGGCCCCGCGCCGTCTGCTACTGGCCTGCCACTACGACTCCAAGGCTATGCTCCCAGCTTCCAAAACCCCCGACGGGCCTCTCAGGAGGTTCCTAGGGGCCAGCGACGCGGCCGTCCCCTGTGCCATGATACTGGAGCTGGTGACTGCTCTGGACGTCCACCTGAAAGTACTAAAACAACAG AAGTCACAGGTGACTTTGCAGTTGGTCTTCTTTGATGGTAATGAGGCGTTTGATCAGCCGAGCCCCTCCGACTCTCTGTATGGCTCACGTTACCTTGCTGAACAAATGTCCCGTACACCTCACCCTCCAGGAGCTGAACATACCACCCTGTTACATGCTTTG GACCTGTTTGTTCTTTTGGATCTTATTGGTGCCCCTGACCCTAtgtttgtcaaccactttgacgACACTGTACGCTGGTTTGATGAGCTGATATATGCAG AGAGGAGGCTCCATAAGCTGGGTCTGCTGTCCTCCCACCCCAGAGAGGTGAGCTACTTCAGGAAGGACATAAACCTGGGCCCTGTGGAGGACGACCATGTGCCATTCCTCCAGCAGG GGGTTCCAGTCCTACACATGATCACAACACCCTTCCCCTCCTTTATGCACACTCTGGAGGACACAGCGGAACACATCCATTCTCAGACTATCGAGAACCTCACCAAGGTGCTAGTGGTGTTCCTTGCTGAATACATAGGACTCTGA